A stretch of the Streptomyces venezuelae genome encodes the following:
- a CDS encoding PfaD family polyunsaturated fatty acid/polyketide biosynthesis protein, whose product MAVVHAEQALAAVAAVAPENLGSAGFRADHGVRYAYVAGSMYKAVASEDMVVRMGRAGLLSYFGTGGLRSDRVIAAVRRFERELGEGPYGFNLLAGGDNPRKEEEQVGIFLRHGVRRVEAASFVRPTPAVVRYRLTGVRPARDGSVHVPNRVMAKVSRPEVARSFLEPAPSAMVGDLLARGLLTAEEADLAARVPMADDLVAEADSGGHTDQRPMVILLPDTVRQRDMAAREFPAAAGVRVGAAGGLGTPHAVAAAFVMGADFVLTGSINQCTAQCGTSETVKDMLQQADVHDMALVPAGDMLETGARAQVLRRGLFYPARANRLYELYRRHGSLEELDPATAEQLQRRYFRRSFDEVWEETRAYYRQADPDTLARAERDPKHRMLLVFKAYFVQSIRLAMSGSAEHQVDYQINCGPAMGALNALLRGTEREDWRNRHVDELADLLMAGAAQLLSERMRAMAGPDPVPASPYRRLP is encoded by the coding sequence GTGGCGGTCGTGCATGCCGAGCAGGCCCTCGCGGCCGTGGCGGCCGTGGCCCCCGAGAACCTGGGCAGCGCCGGGTTCCGGGCCGATCACGGCGTCCGGTACGCGTACGTCGCGGGGTCCATGTACAAGGCGGTCGCCTCGGAGGACATGGTCGTCCGCATGGGCCGGGCGGGGCTCCTCTCGTACTTCGGCACCGGCGGGCTGCGGTCCGACCGGGTGATCGCCGCCGTGCGCCGGTTCGAACGGGAGCTGGGCGAAGGCCCGTACGGCTTCAACCTGCTGGCCGGCGGCGACAACCCCCGCAAGGAGGAGGAACAGGTCGGGATCTTCCTGCGGCACGGGGTGCGGCGGGTCGAGGCGGCCTCGTTCGTCCGGCCCACGCCGGCCGTCGTCCGCTACCGGCTGACCGGCGTGCGCCCGGCCCGGGACGGGTCGGTCCACGTCCCGAACCGGGTGATGGCCAAGGTGTCCCGCCCCGAGGTGGCCCGTTCCTTCCTGGAGCCCGCCCCGTCCGCCATGGTCGGCGACCTGCTGGCGCGGGGGCTGCTCACCGCAGAGGAGGCGGACCTGGCCGCGCGGGTCCCGATGGCCGACGACCTGGTCGCCGAAGCCGACTCCGGCGGGCACACCGACCAGCGGCCCATGGTCATCCTGCTGCCGGACACCGTCCGCCAACGCGACATGGCGGCCCGGGAGTTCCCGGCCGCTGCGGGAGTACGGGTCGGGGCGGCCGGCGGCCTCGGCACGCCCCACGCGGTGGCCGCTGCCTTCGTCATGGGCGCGGACTTCGTCCTGACCGGCAGCATCAACCAGTGCACGGCCCAATGCGGCACCAGCGAAACGGTCAAGGACATGCTCCAGCAGGCCGACGTCCACGACATGGCGCTCGTGCCGGCCGGCGACATGCTGGAGACCGGGGCCCGGGCGCAGGTGCTGCGCCGCGGCCTGTTCTACCCGGCCCGTGCCAACCGGCTGTACGAGCTCTACCGCCGGCACGGCTCGCTCGAGGAGCTCGACCCGGCCACGGCCGAACAGCTCCAGCGCCGCTACTTCCGGCGCAGCTTCGACGAGGTCTGGGAAGAGACCCGCGCCTACTACCGGCAGGCCGACCCGGACACCCTGGCCCGCGCGGAACGCGACCCCAAGCACCGGATGCTGCTGGTCTTCAAGGCGTACTTCGTCCAGTCCATCCGGCTCGCCATGAGCGGCTCCGCCGAACACCAGGTGGACTACCAGATCAACTGCGGGCCGGCCATGGGCGCGCTCAACGCACTGCTGCGCGGGACCGAGCGGGAGGACTGGCGCAACCGGCACGTGGACGAACTGGCCGACCTGCTGATGGCCGGCGCCGCACAGCTGCTGTCCGAGCGCATGCGGGCCATGGCAGGCCCCGACCCCGTCCCCGCTTCCCCGTACCGGAGGCTTCCGTGA
- the fabD gene encoding ACP S-malonyltransferase has product MTTIHLFAGQGSQRVGMGRQLLAAYPNLVRQADEVLGYSVAELCVHGPAERLADTRFTQPAVYVVDALSYVDTVRTTGVIPDLVAGHSLGEYAALFAAGAYDFRTGLEIVARRAALMADAGPGAMAAVIGLDEMRVRDLLRDAGRDVDIANLNAPDQIVVSGPVEAVASVTPLLSAHADTVVRLPVSGAFHSRQMASAAREFDRFLRGYVFARLKIPVIANTTARPYDGDTASTLVRQLTQPVRWSETVGHCLDQPDPQLHEIGPGTVLTGLTRRIRAARSAAVA; this is encoded by the coding sequence GTGACCACCATCCACCTCTTCGCCGGCCAGGGCTCCCAGCGCGTCGGGATGGGCCGGCAGCTTCTGGCGGCCTACCCCAATCTCGTCCGGCAGGCCGACGAGGTGCTCGGCTACTCCGTGGCGGAGCTGTGCGTGCACGGCCCGGCCGAACGCCTCGCCGACACCCGCTTCACCCAGCCCGCCGTCTACGTCGTCGACGCGCTGTCGTACGTGGACACGGTCCGCACCACGGGCGTGATCCCGGACCTGGTCGCCGGGCACAGCCTCGGCGAGTACGCGGCCCTGTTCGCCGCCGGAGCCTACGACTTCCGCACCGGACTGGAGATCGTGGCACGGCGGGCCGCCCTGATGGCCGACGCGGGACCGGGCGCGATGGCCGCGGTCATCGGCCTCGACGAGATGCGCGTGCGCGACCTGCTGCGGGACGCCGGCCGTGACGTCGACATCGCCAACCTCAATGCCCCGGACCAGATCGTCGTCTCCGGACCCGTCGAAGCCGTCGCGTCCGTGACCCCGCTGCTGTCCGCGCACGCCGACACGGTGGTGCGGCTGCCGGTCAGCGGAGCCTTCCACTCCCGCCAGATGGCCTCGGCGGCCCGGGAGTTCGACCGGTTCCTGCGCGGCTACGTGTTCGCCCGGCTGAAGATCCCCGTCATCGCCAACACCACCGCGCGCCCGTACGACGGGGACACCGCGAGCACCCTGGTGCGCCAGCTCACCCAGCCGGTCCGCTGGTCGGAGACCGTCGGCCACTGCCTCGACCAGCCCGACCCCCAGCTGCACGAGATCGGCCCCGGCACCGTACTCACCGGGCTCACCCGGCGCATCCGGGCCGCCCGCAGCGCTGCCGTCGCTTAG